One genomic region from Phragmites australis chromosome 1, lpPhrAust1.1, whole genome shotgun sequence encodes:
- the LOC133916910 gene encoding ketol-acid reductoisomerase, chloroplastic-like has product MAAATSSTTYLAISHKTLNPALSTTPAAAAASVSFPAAQPPCLLAASAGRRRAVAAKVSSPPSIGTTMPSLDFETSVFKKEKVSLAGHDEYIVRGGRNLFPLLPEAFKGIKQIGVIGWGSQGPAQAQNLRDSLAEAKSDIVVKIGLRKGSKSFQEARAAGFTEESGTLGDIWETVSSSDLLLLLISDAAQADNYEKIFSHMKPNSILGLSHGFLLGHLQSLGLDFPKNISVIAVCPKGMGPSVRRLYVQGKEINGAGINASFAVHQDVDGRATDVALGWSVALGSPFTFATTLEQEYRSDIFGERGILLGAVHGMVEALFRRYTEHGMDEDSAYKNTVESITGIISKTISKKGMLEVYNSLTEEGKKQFIEAYSAAYYPCMDILYECYEDVSSGSEIRSVVLAGRRFYEKEGLPAFPMGNIDQTRMWKVGERVRSTRPQGDLGPLHPFTAGVYVALMMAQIEVLRKKGHSYSEIINESLIESVDSLNPFMHARGVAFMVDNCSTTARLGSRKWAPRFDYILTQQAFVTVDKKAPINQDLISNFWSDAVHGAIEVCAQLRPTVDISVPADADFVRPELRQSS; this is encoded by the exons ATGgcggcggccacctcctccaccacctacCTCGCCATCTCCCACAAAACCCTAAATCCCGCCCTTTCCAcaacccccgccgccgccgccgcctccgtttCCTTCCCTGCCGCGCAGCCTCCAtgcctcctcgccgcctccgcgGGCCGCCGGCGCGCCGTGGCCGCGAAGGTCTCGTCGCCGCCGTCGATCGGCACTACCATGCCGTCGCTCGACTTCGAGACCTCCGTCTTTAAGAAGGAGAAGGTGTCGCTTGCTGGCCACGACGAG TATATTGTGAGGGGTGGCAGGAACCTGTTCCCGCTGCTGCCGGAAGCTTTCAAGGGGATCAAGCAGATCGGCGTCATCGGATGGGGCTCTCAG GGTCCTGCACAAGCTCAGAACTTGAGAGACTCGCTTGCTGAGGCAAAGTCAGACATTGTTGTTAAG ATTGGTCTCCGAAAAGGTTCTAAATCTTTTCAAGAAGCTCGTGCAGCTGGATTCACTGAAGAGAGTGGGACGTTGGGTGATATATGGGAAACTGTATCAAGCAGTGATCTTCTATTGCTGCTGATATCAGATGCTGCTCAG GCTGATAACTATGAGAAAATTTTCTCACACATGAAACCCAACAGTATTCTTGGCTTGTCACACGGATTTCTTCTTGGACATTTGCAATCTCTTGGCCTTGATTTCCCCAAAAACATCAGTGTGATTGCTGTATGCCCTAAGGGAATGGGCCCATCAGTTAGAAGGCTTTATGTTCAGGGCAAAGAGATAAATGGTGCTGGCATAAATGCTAGCTTTGCTGTTCACCAG GATGTTGATGGAAGGGCTACTGATGTAGCTCTGGGGTGGTCAGTTGCTCTAGGTTCTCCTTTCACATTTGCTACTACTCTAGAGCAGGAGTACCGGAGTGATATTTTTGGCGAGCGAG GTATTTTGCTTGGTGCTGTCCATGGCATGGTGGAGGCTCTTTTCAGGAGATACACAGAACATGGAATGGATGAGGACTCAGCATATAAGAACACTGTAGAGAGCATCACTGGAATCATCTCGAAAACTATTTCGAAGAAG GGGATGCTTGAAGTGTACAACTCCTTGACCGAAGAAGGAAAGAAGCAGTTCATTGAGGCTTATAGCGCGGCATATTACCCATGCATGGACATATTGTATGAGTGCTATGAAGATGTTTCTTCTGGAAGCGAAATTAGAAGTGTAGTGTTGGCTGGGAGGAGATTTTAT GAAAAGGAAGGTCTTCCTGCTTTCCCTATGGGCAACATTGATCAAACACGAATGTGGAAGGTGGGTGAAAGGGTGCGTTCAACCAGGCCACAAGGTGATCTTGGCCCGTTGCATCCCTTCACTGCTGGAGTGTATGTTGCTCTAATGATGGCTCAG ATTGAGGTCCTTAGAAAGAAGGGCCACTCTTACTCGGAGATCATCAATGAGAGCCTGATTGAGTCTGTAGACTCGCTGAACCCGTTCATGCATGCTCGTGGGGTAGCCTTCATGGTTGATAACTGCTCCACGACGGCTCGCTTGGGATCTAGGAAGTGGGCGCCACGCTTCGACTACATCTTGACCCAACAAGCTTTCGTGACTGTTGATAAGAAAGCACCAATCAACCAAGACCTCATCAGCAATTTCTGGTCTGATGCTGTTCATGGTGCCATTGAAGTCTGCGCTCAGTTGAGGCCCACCGTTGACATCTCAGTGCCTGCAGATGCAGATTTTGTGCGCCCAGAGCTCCGACAGTCTTCCTAA
- the LOC133889119 gene encoding uncharacterized protein LOC133889119 — MAEREGAVVKKGHEEGLKMAVSLLEEFGLPMGLLPLADVIEVGFVRATGYMWIAQRKKVEHQFKLVSKQVSYDVEITGYVQAKRIKKLKGVKAKELMLWPPVNEMAVDDPSTGKIHFKSLAGVTKTFPVEAFAAGQ, encoded by the coding sequence ATGGCCGAGAgggagggagccgtggtgaagaaGGGGCACGAGGAAGGCCTGAAGATGGCGGTGTCGCTGCTGGAGGAGTTCGGGCTGCCGATGGGCCTTCTGCCGCTGGCGGACGTGATCGAGGTCGGGTTCGTGCGCGCCACGGGGTACATGTGGATCGCCCAGCGGAAGAAGGTGGAGCACCAGTTCAAGCTGGTGAGCAAGCAGGTGAGCTACGACGTGGAGATCACGGGCTACGTCCAGGCCAAGCGCATCAAGAAGCTCAAGGGCGTCAAGGCCAAGGAGCTCATGCTGTGGCCGCCCGTCAACGAGATGGCCGTCGACGACCCGTCCACCGGCAAGATCCACTTCAAGAgcctcgccggcgtcaccaagACCTTCCCCGTCGAGGCCTTCGCCGCGGGACAGTAG